The sequence below is a genomic window from Mytilus edulis chromosome 2, xbMytEdul2.2, whole genome shotgun sequence.
AAGGCAACTAAAATATTTATGCAAATTTTTCATAAGAAGCTAAAGAACTTTATAGATAAGCATTGCCGTTTGCGAATAATCAGCAGAGAGTTTAACTACTAGTACTCATATCAGTTcggaaaaaaaaccaattgtacatGATTAATATCTTTTAGATCCAAAGTATGGACTAGGGGTTTTGGTAGAAATATGGTCACCTGGACTTCGACCGTTCGgtagtcatttttttttgtccGTTTAGGCTATGTGGAAATTCTATAGATATAAAGTCATGTTTGAATCAGAACCTACCAATATTAGATCTAttgcttattttaattttggaaaatCATGCGTCTGTTTTTAGTAAGACAGAAGAATTATCTAACAGTAGGTGTAATTCAAACAGTGCTATCATGCATTGCTGAAATAAATACAGTACTTTGTAGTTTTGAGATCTGTACATATTTATTTCAATGTGAAGTTGTTAAAACTGGATTTATCTCATCAACGTCCTTGATCTCATCCTCATGTCTGATCAACACGCATGTGATGTTGGGAGGTCAATAACATCGATAAATAACGTCACGTAAAGGTATCAAATTTCattatgtagaaaaaaattacataaacaataTGTATATGCAAAAATAGGAATTCGATTACCTATCTATAACTATTTTATATGACGTCAATgatttatcaaaacaaatcaaatcaattaGAATGAATGCGATGTTTTCTCAAACACTCCAAGATTTATAATCGATTATCTTTTTATGATAATAACACTATACTTTATCAACACAATTTTAATTGTCTATTTCTATCAAACTCCATTTTCGTACGGTTTTTGATGGTTTTCAAATATACTATGCTATATTGTCGGTGGTAAGCGGTGGTTATCCTATAAAACTGGGGTGAATTGTGTCAAATATTTGTCGGACATGTTATGCCTATagaaattgatttaattttttataagTGTTGTCATCATATTAAGTACTCTTTGTTCTAGATTCACAATCTTCAAAAGCATTCATcgtaaaaaggggggttccaaacaCCTCCCGCCACTGTCTACTCTGAATATATACAGCTGCGTATACGTATGGTTAATTTTTGGTCAAAAATAGTAAATGGGGATGATAACAGGATTGCTAAAATGTTATACAAATACATTTTCTTGAAGAATTCTGACAACCAATTTAGGTCAAATTGGTTGAAATACGTTAAAGATACATTAGATAAATGTGGATATAGCAATATATGGCTGTCACAAGGAAATTTTAATTCTAAGTGGTTGGGtattagtttaaaacaaaagtcATTTGATCAGTTTCAACAGAAATGGAGAGCTGATATTGACTGTTCATCAAAAGATTTGGCTTACaaattgtttaaacaaaattttgaatttgaggaatatctgaatattttaagtgataaagataaatataacataTTGTAGATTTAGAACGGGTAACCAAAAGTTACCCATCGAAACTGGTAGATGGAATAAAATTGAGCAAAACCTTAGATATTGTAACTTATGTCATTGTAACGAgattggtgatgaatttcattacactttGCAGTGTAGTTCTTTGGCAAATTTTCGAGCACATAATTTGGATAATTTTTTCTTGCACAGatgtaacatactaaaatttgaaaaactattccagttaaaaattaaaaataagtcgAAAAAGCTGTGTAAATTTATCAGGGTTATAACTTTTCAAGTGAATCTCCCTGGTTAATCACCACTCTTCGCTactatattgtttattttattttatttcatattttcatctcatcttgtcatgtgtatttgtgttatgttatataacttttgatgaacttctttgtaccattgtaactttatggtgtttgagaaataaagaatcttgaatCTTGAGCTTACTTGTGACTGTTATTCACAATTCATTTTAGTAtccgaatttaaaaaaataatcttcagTACATATACATCGGTTCTTTGacattaagtttatgtgacaccATGTTACTGTGTAACCATCTTTATCACTTTTTTTCTGTACACACTCATAAGTCGATGTCGAACTGACGaaaacgatcaaaagacaaacaacagtattcAAAGCTGTAACAAAAGACTGGGCAATACATATTCAAAGCTGTAACAAAAGACTGGGCAATACGTATTCAAAGCTGTAACAAAAGACTGGGCAATACGTATTCAAAGCTGTAACAAAAGACTGGGCAATACGTATTCAAAGCTGTAACAAAAGACTGGGCAATACGTATTCAAAGCTGTAACAAAAGACTCGGCAATACGTATTCAAAACTGTAACAAAAGACTGGGCAATACGTATTCAAAACTGTAACAAAAGACTGGGCAATACGTATTCAAAGCTGTAACAAAAGACTGGGCAATACGTATTCAAAGCTGTAACAAAAGACTGGGCAATACATATTCAAAGCTGTAACAAAAGACTCGGCAATACGTATTCAAAGCTGTAACAAAAGACTGGGCAATACGTATTCAAAGCTGTAACAAAAGACTGGGCAATACGTATTCAAAGCTGTAACAAAAGACTCGGCAATACGTATTCAAAACTGTAACAAAAGACTGGGCAATACGTATTCAAAACTGTAACAAAAGACTGGGCAATACGTATTCAAAGCTGTAACAAAAGACTGGGCAATACATATTCAAAGCTGTAACAAAAGACTGGGCAATACGTATTCAAAGCTGTAACAAAAGACTGGGCAATACGTATTCAAAGCTGTAACAAAAGACTGGGCAATACGTATTCAAAGCTGTAACAAAAGACTGGGCAATACGTATTCAAAGCTGTAACAAAAGACTCGGCAATACGTATTCAAAACTGTAACAAAAGACTGGGCAATACGTATTCAAAACTGTAACAAAAGACTGGGCAATACGTATTCAAAGCTGTAACAAAAGACTGGGCAATACGTATTCAAAGCTGTAACAAAAGACTGGGCAATACGTATTCAAAGCTGTAACAAAAGACTCGGCAATACGTATTCAAAACTGTAACAAAAGACTGGGCAATACGTATTCAAAGCTATAACAAAAGACTGGGCAATACGTATTCAAAGCTGTAACAAAAGACTGGGCAATAAGAATTCAAAGCTGTAACAAAAGACTGGGCAATACGTATTCAAAGCTGTAACAAAAGACTGGGCAATACGTATTCAAAGCTGTAACAAAAGACTGGGCAATACGTATTCAAAGCTGTAACAAAAGACTGGGCAATACGTATTCAAAGCTGTAACAAAAGACTCGGCAATACGTATTCAAAACTGTAACAAAAGACTGGGCAATACGTATTCAAAGCTATAACAAAAGACTGGGCAATACGTATTCAAAGCTGTAACAAAAGACTGGGCAATAAGTATTCAAAGCTGTAACAAAAGACTGGGCAATACGTATTCAAAGCTGTAACAAAAGACTGGGCAATACGTATTCAAAGCTGTAACAAAAGACTGGGCAATACGTATTCAAAGCTGTAACAAAAGACTGGGCAATACGTATTCAAAGCTGTAACAAAAGACTGGGCAATACGTATTCAAAGCTGTAACAAAAGACTGGGCAATACGTATTCAAAGCTGTAACAAAAGACTGGGCAATACGTATTCAAAGCTGTAACAAAAGACTGGGCAATACCAACACAAACCCGGTGTTGGTATACAAATTCACCGATATAACATTTACACAATTTGATTTAAGAGGTGTATCAACATTGAGACCTGTTGGAAGACGATTTTCTGCTTTATTATTGTTACTATTTCAATCTCAATAATTTTAATACATTCCAGTTCCCATACTGTAGATGTTAACGAATACGGACTTAGAATATATCTTCTAGTTCTCTCACTGAAAGTGTTAACGAACACGAAACTAGAATATCTCGAGCCgcagttgcctttatttgaaaatttgtcaTGTAATAATCAATATCTATTTTATCAAATATCACAATGTAAACTTGATGAGTTCACTCTCAGAACAGAAAAAAGAATCAAAATAGGAACATCGATAATAAATAAGTCGAAAAGTACAAACGGCACAATGAACgaaagaaaaaatagaaaattcaaaGAAATAACTTAAAATATATTGAGCAATACTACGAACCCGACCTGTCAAGTATTTTAACAATCGATTTTATATAAGAACCCAAAATGGAATCCAATAAATTCATGAAATACGTACAGAAATGCACGTTTTAAAAGAAGGCTTGCATTGTTAATCAACAAATAAGACTAAAAGAATAAATTTGCAAacgtaaaattcatattttatttcattttacaatcatttaaaatattcataaatcaaCTAAAATGTAATAACATAAGAtaaatagcataacatcacataCTTTGTATCTTTGGGAAGGGGTAGCTGGGGAGCAGTCATTAAAGCTCCCTTCGTAACAAAACATATCAGTACAATTTATAATAACACAACTCATTAGCATACACGTATTCAAATATAAGAATAAACTAATTATTTAAACAGAAACCAAGAAAACTTTCATTGTCAACATACTAATTAAACTTTTATACTAATAACATATTTAACACCCAATTTTATATCGTTTTTTCTATTGTAATCAAGTTTACCAAACGATCAATGAATACATTTAGTTTTAGCATTGATTATACGGTATTCAATCGATTCTAGCTTCtttcatcaaataaaacatggAAGCAATCACATTAGCTATCGATTTTTGGAGAATCGAATATTTAAGAGTGGATATATACATATGATTCATCTTAAAACGTTGGCTAGATGACTAATACGAAACTGTATATAGAAGAATTTCTGATAAATCAGATAATTTTTGAAAAACGAAAAGTAAAATTTGAATCAAATTACGATATTTTCAGCATACtctataatttttaacaaaagcttaagtaaacatttaaaactattttatatttcataagaaatatgaaatagaaaataacaatTCCCTCACTTACTGAACACATATTGTCAACTGAGCCCGAAGACATGTTTGTTCTCGCATATTTATGAACCTTTCACGTGAGAGTTGAGCTATGCTGAACTATTGCGATGTAAAACAAGCAACAGATCATTCCCATATCACTATCTTTTAATTGTCATGGCAGATTATTGGCATTATGGCGAAAGTAGATAGGAAAGGCTCATATACAAGGCGAGTAGGCTTTGAGTTCTGTGAATACCTCCGTAAAGAAACTAGGATCACTGTTTAAACGCAACATGTTAGCACTTTGTCGGTTAATGATAACTAAAGTGCGGTCCCAAAATTTGTCTCTGTTTTCTTCAACGAGAAATGGCTTAAGTGGATAGCTTATTTCGTTTCCCATGTAAGAATATGAAAGATATAGGCAAGTTAAAACAAGAGCCTGGAGTTCATGTTCTGAATCTATATCGTTATACATTGAGTCTTTTACCAGCATGTACAGAAACACTACGTTCGCTGGATTGATAAACGCTACGTCCTGCCATCCTTGTAGAAGTAAAGATCTGTCTACTGTCCGCAGCCATACAATAGCACTGTGACTTTCGAAATTTCGTAGACGCTTACACTTCTTTCTCAGAAATTCTCCTAAACATTTCAATAATTCTGAAGTACTGGCTTGGATTACTGTCCGTTTAGGGCTGGTGGCTTTGTCGATCTTTTTGACTGATTTCTTTTCcacatttttcttttcatctaGCTTTTCTGACTTAATGTTATAACTGGAAAttgactttggtatatttttgtttatatctacATTCTCGATGTTAAAATTGTTGTCAATTTTTCCTGGTACAATGGTGGCGTTTGAAAACCGCTGAAAGTTTTTGTCTTTCTTCTTTCCATTACTAACAGAGAATTTCTTCCAACTTAATCCTCCAAGAAATATAGAATGTTTCCTGTAACTCTTGTCCCTCGGATTTGATGAATTTTTAGTGTTGTTTAAAAGTTCGTATTGGTAGTTATTTAAATTTACCTCCTCATACAATGGCTTCCTTGGTCGTGGCGAAAATGATAAAACAGTCCCCATGTTTCTGTAAATTAACCTGAAGAACGTCTTTAAAATGACACTTTTTCGTATATCCTCCTGTTTTTATACCATATTTCTAAAGAAATTAGCACCTTTCCAATTGATACAACTTTGAGGTCAGTCAAAATTCAAAGCAGATGTTTTTCTAAATCGCCTGTAAATTGTACATTTCTCCACCGTAAAAGGAATCAATTAGCATAATGGTAGACATGATGTCATTACCATAACAACCTCAAATATGGATGCTGAATGCAGCACCACTAGGTAGCTTGATGCCGCAAAGAATATGAATCGATACGAGCTCCTTGGACTCGATCGATACTGAAATTCCAAAGCTTTGGTATACATTATGGAACAAAGTTGCTATTTAATCAATGGATTGATTCGTAATATAACACTGGGGATTAATTTTGATTATTAAAACAAGAAGACGTCAACTTGATATTACCATTATGATAATTACACAAAGCAGCGTATATAGCTTGTTTGATAGATAAACTTTGGGTTAAAAAAATCCGTGCAATTGATTGatcaaaatgatatattatttatttgattaaCTTCATTATTTAACAAGAATTGTATCGGTCTAGCGTTTTCTTTATTTCTCTGTTGACAgtattgtataatattattaattggTTGTCAGTGCCATCTTCCTTTAAACAACAATTCATCTCGTTTCAACAGTATCTACAAACGTGACTAGTGTATGTAAATCATACAAACTTCTTCCGTTTTGCAAGGGTGTCTGTTTGCATATACGGAATAACTAAGAACAGTGGGATTTTATCAACGTTTTCCCGGGGTTGGATTAATTGCATCCTTTTTTTAGTTCAAATTTGTGACAGACATACTATAAATACACAGATGTGAtcgttttaaagttttattttaggATTCAAGTTCTGGACAAAACtcaatttttcattaatttgcATCCACCCTCAATTTTAAcgagtaaaaaaaataatgttttggaCATACTGTCAATATGATTCAACACTAGAGCTTTTGATTCTGTACCAGTTACAATTCTCTGCTAGACATATACAGTAGTTTCAATGTTTTCTACATATAAAAACGCACGTGAAAAATAATCAGTCTAGCTTCATGATACTTTAACGGTAAATCATTTAATAGTTGAACATGaagttttcatttaaaaagatACCTACTAGTAGTTCAAAGttcatttttgaaaacaaaactttacgacaaaagagatgatttcagcttcccaattttgaactttctatttctatgtagcaacattccagcagcgcccaCTTACGGAGTCTGTATcacccaattgatacgatattcccgggcttatatttcctatcatgatttgcttgatagaggattgctgctcacaaggacgctattaaatcaagagttctaaatggtgaagttgaagtcattcTTTCGttaattttacagacgccatcacgagttggttgaccgttatgtgaTAACCGGTTCACAGATGATATAGGATATGTTcataatgtcgtaactacaatacccttccttTTTTACAAATGTGACTTAcccaattagactatttatcggattttcaataatatcagcaacacgacgggtgccacatgtggagcagaatctgcctACCCTTCCTGAGCAttaatcacccccagtttttgtagggttcgtgttgctaaatCTTCAGTTTTCTAAGTTATaatgtcttctgtactattatttgtctgtttgtctttttattttttacccaTGGAGTATTCAGCTTATTTTcagtctatgagtttgactgtccctctggtatctttcgcccctctcttCTTTAATAGGTCAActgctttttatgccccacctacgatagaagaggggcattatgttttctggtctgtgcttccgttcgtccatctgtctgtctgtctgtccgttcgttcgtctatccgttcgttcgtccgtctgttcgttcgtccgtctgtcgttcgtccgtctgttcgttcgtccgtctgtcccgcttcaggttaaagtttttggtcaaggtagtttttgatgaagttgaagtccaatcaacttgaaacttagtacacatgttccttatgatatgatcttttttaattttaaagccaaattaaacttttgaccccaatttcacggtccactgaacatagaaaatgaaagtgcatgtttcaggttaaagtttttggtcaaggtagtttttgatgaagttgaagtccaatcaacttgaaacttagtacacatgttccctatgatattatctttctacttttaatgcctaattatattttttatccaatttcacggtccattgaacatggaaaatgatagtgcgaatggggcattcgtgtactttggacacattcttgtttaatgtATATTTCTGCATCAGATAAACTGGGCACTTATTTTTCTAAATGGACTGTACTTTGAAAAAATAGCAGTTGCAGGTGAGTTGATGAAATTTTAATTATTGAATCATAAACCAGCTTTGGAACTGGCTGCTTCCGTCCTATTCAGATGGAACAATAGCATTTGAGATCACcttcagtttttggtggggttcgtgttgcttaattatcagttttgtatgttgtgttttgtgagctGTTGTTTGTCTTTCAGTCGATTTTCCTgttttttgcaatgacattgtcaGTTCGTTATCGACCTATTAGTTTGAGTAtcgctttggtatctttcgcctctcttatgctgactttatatttatattcggtcTTTATTTATTAACACCTACGACGCGCCGGAGGTAGCAAGTCGAATTGGCACCTGGCTTGATTAACAACTGGGTAGTCTGGTCTGGGTATGCTAGTGCACCACAGAagttaaacaatacaaatatattattatttaggTGTGTGTCAGACAGGCTAATTTGATTCgtgaataataaatatatttcaagacTTTTTTATTCGGTTATTTCGGGACAAAATATAGTATattatgttccttatgatatgatctttttaattttaacgccaaattaaacttttggccccaatttcactgtacactgaacatagaaaaggaaaGTGCATctttcagattaaagtttttggtcaaggtagtttttgatgaagttgaagtccaaccaacttgaaacttagtacacatgttccctatgatattatctttctaatgttaatgcctaattatatttttatccaaattcacggtccattgaacatggaaaatgatagtgcgaatggggcattcgtgtactttggacacattcttgtttaatgtATATTTCTGCATCAGATAAACTGGGCACTTATTTTTCTAAGTGGACTGTACTTTGAAAAATTAGCAGTTGCAAAGTTGATGAAATTTTAATTATTGAATCATAAACCAGCTTTTGAACTGGCTGCTTCCGTCCTATTCAGATGGGACGATTTTCTAATCATCGGAACaatagcacctgagatcaccttcagtttttggtgaggttcgtttTGCTTTATTATCAGTTTTGTATGTTGTGAATTGTGAAAaagctgttgtttgtcttttagtcgATTTTCCTgttttttgcaatgacattgtcaGTTCGTTATCGACCTATTAGTTTGAGTAtcgctttggtatctttcgcctctcttatgctgactttatatttatattcggtcTTTATTTATTAACACCTACGACGCGCCGGAGGTAGCAAGTCGAATTGGCACCTGGCTTGATTAACAACTGGGTAGTCTGGTCTGGGTATGCTAGTGCACCACAGAagttaaacaatacaaatatattattatttaggTGTGTGTCAGACATGCTAATTTAATTCgtgaataataaatatatttcaggACTTTTTTTTTTCGGTTATTTAGAGACAAAATATAGTATATTATGTTATCTGGATATTCTCAGGGGATAGTATAAGAATTGTATTTGTTTAAAATCCAACTAATAAGATTGGAAAACATATAAATAGCAAAACATATACGAACATGAAGCATTGAAAAAACtgttaatattaaaattttattctaaTACTATTTTTGACAACATGTCTCCTCAACAAAATTGTCAGTTCAAATATCTTGATTATATATAATACTATAACATAAGTAATGAATCATATATAAACATTATAGTTGTTTCTCTTATTGtatattttacttataatgtTAACAATGATAATTAATATAACACATTCTTTACAAGAAAATATAACAGAAATTTGTTTTCATTactcattgaattaaaaaaaggGGACATAAAATCATGTTCCTTGATAATGTGACATTTTCTATTGTGTATCATAATGCCGTCAACAGCAACATATATCGCTCAAAAACATGTTGATTTTATGGAGAAATGAAAAAATTGCtgaaaaatttattcaaaatttataactaAGACTCTTTGATATTCAATTTCCACTAGGATTTGAATACTTTAATATTTTGACCACGGACATTTCGTACTGAAGTCCTGCACGTTGTATATTCAGAATACTTGGTTCTGATAAAATTGACGTGAACAAttgcttttatatttttcttcagAAACGAGAAAAGGATGGATGATGCTTTTTTAAATCAGGTGGAAGAAAGTAAAATCATAATATTTCTGATCTCCGCaaaattaaaacggaaagtccctaatcgaatggctaaattaaaagctcaaacacatcaaacgaatggataacaactgtcatattccttacttggtacaggcattcggTATGTGATATTCTCTCATTTTTCTTACGGAACCTCAGGCGCTTTTCaacatgataaaaagtaaaacatgtCGTTATGAATGAAATCATAAATGCTCTTTTGAA
It includes:
- the LOC139513476 gene encoding cyclin-dependent kinase 5 activator 1-like, which translates into the protein MGTVLSFSPRPRKPLYEEVNLNNYQYELLNNTKNSSNPRDKSYRKHSIFLGGLSWKKFSVSNGKKKDKNFQRFSNATIVPGKIDNNFNIENVDINKNIPKSISSYNIKSEKLDEKKNVEKKSVKKIDKATSPKRTVIQASTSELLKCLGEFLRKKCKRLRNFESHSAIVWLRTVDRSLLLQGWQDVAFINPANVVFLYMLVKDSMYNDIDSEHELQALVLTCLYLSYSYMGNEISYPLKPFLVEENRDKFWDRTLVIINRQSANMLRLNSDPSFFTEVFTELKAYSPCI